A section of the Buchnera aphidicola (Mindarus japonicus) genome encodes:
- the rplB gene encoding 50S ribosomal protein L2 translates to MSIVKCKPTSPGRRHVIKVVNSNLYKGKPYSSLLKRKKKTGGRNSDGRITTRHIGGGHKKLYRIIDFKRKKDNVSGKIERLEYDPNRSANIALVLYLDGFRSYILAPKGIKVGDIINSGSKSDIKIGNALPMSNIPIGTTIHNVEMKPGKGGQIARSAGNYAQLIARDESYVTLRLKSGEIRKIFSKCRATIGEVGNSENMLKVLGKAGASRWRGIRPTVRGTAMNPVDHPHGGGEGRNFGKHPVSPWGLQTKGKKTRKNKRTNKFILHNRKK, encoded by the coding sequence ATGTCGATTGTTAAATGCAAACCAACATCTCCTGGACGTAGACATGTTATTAAAGTTGTTAATTCAAATTTATATAAAGGAAAACCATATTCTTCTTTATTAAAAAGGAAAAAAAAAACAGGAGGCAGAAATAGTGATGGCCGAATTACAACACGTCATATTGGAGGGGGGCATAAAAAATTATATCGAATAATTGATTTTAAAAGAAAAAAAGATAATGTATCAGGTAAAATAGAACGATTAGAATATGATCCTAATCGTTCAGCAAATATAGCGTTAGTTCTTTATTTGGATGGTTTTCGAAGTTACATTTTAGCACCTAAAGGTATAAAAGTTGGAGATATTATAAATTCTGGTTCAAAATCAGATATAAAAATTGGAAATGCTTTACCTATGAGTAATATTCCAATAGGAACGACAATTCATAATGTAGAAATGAAGCCAGGAAAAGGAGGGCAAATTGCTCGTTCTGCTGGAAATTATGCTCAATTAATAGCTAGAGATGAATCTTATGTAACTCTTAGATTAAAATCAGGAGAAATTAGAAAGATATTTTCTAAATGTAGAGCTACTATTGGAGAAGTAGGAAATTCTGAAAATATGTTAAAAGTATTAGGAAAAGCAGGAGCGTCTAGATGGAGGGGGATTAGACCAACTGTTAGAGGTACTGCCATGAATCCAGTAGATCATCCTCACGGGGGAGGAGAGGGAAGAAATTTTGGGAAACATCCGGTAAGTCCATGGGGTTTACAGACAAAGGGTAAAAAAACTAGAAAAAATAAACGAACTAACAAATTTATTCTTCACAATAGAAAAAAATAA
- the rpsL gene encoding 30S ribosomal protein S12 — MATVNQLVRKPRLRKNIKSNVPALGASPQKRGVCTKVYTTTPKKPNSALRKVCRVRLTNNFEVTAYIGGEGHNLQEHSVILIRGGRVKDLPGVRYHVVRGALDCSGVKDRKKGRSKYGVKKNKT, encoded by the coding sequence ATGGCTACAGTAAACCAGTTGGTACGCAAACCTCGTTTACGGAAAAATATAAAAAGTAATGTTCCAGCTTTAGGAGCTAGTCCTCAAAAAAGAGGGGTATGTACTAAAGTTTATACAACCACACCTAAAAAACCAAATTCTGCATTACGTAAAGTATGTAGAGTTCGATTAACTAATAATTTTGAAGTAACAGCATATATAGGTGGGGAAGGTCATAATTTACAAGAACATTCTGTTATTTTAATTAGAGGAGGAAGAGTTAAAGATTTACCTGGTGTTCGTTATCACGTTGTACGTGGAGCATTGGATTGTTCTGGTGTAAAAGATAGAAAAAAAGGTCGCTCTAAGTATGGAGTTAAAAAAAATAAAACTTAA
- the rpsJ gene encoding 30S ribosomal protein S10 has translation MENQRIRIRLKAFDHRLIDQSTAEIVETAKRTGAQVRGPIPLPTHKERFTILVSPHVNKDARDQYEIRTHKRLIDIVEPTEKTVDALMRLDLAAGVDVQISLG, from the coding sequence ATGGAGAACCAAAGAATTCGTATTCGTCTTAAAGCTTTTGATCATCGTTTAATTGATCAGTCAACTGCTGAAATCGTTGAAACCGCTAAGAGAACAGGGGCACAAGTCCGAGGTCCTATTCCATTACCTACTCATAAAGAACGATTTACTATTTTAGTTTCTCCTCATGTTAATAAAGATGCTCGTGATCAATATGAAATTAGAACACATAAAAGATTAATAGACATTGTTGAGCCTACTGAAAAAACAGTTGATGCATTAATGCGTTTAGATTTAGCAGCAGGAGTAGATGTGCAGATTAGTTTAGGCTAA
- the rplD gene encoding 50S ribosomal protein L4 codes for MELLLQDSRESLLISDKVFNAPYNEPLIHQIITSYNTMKRKGSKSQKSRSEVSGSGKKPWRQKGTGRARAGSLRSPIWRSGGVTFAAKPKEYFKKVNKKMYKGALKSIFSELIRKNKLIAFKNFFIESAKTNLLLKKLNELKIEKVLIILDKLDEKILLASRNLYKVCVLHVKDINPVDLIRFKKIIITEKALKLVEELF; via the coding sequence ATGGAATTATTATTACAAGATAGCAGAGAATCATTATTAATTTCAGATAAAGTTTTTAACGCTCCTTATAATGAACCTTTAATACATCAAATTATTACTTCATACAATACAATGAAGAGAAAAGGTTCAAAATCGCAAAAAAGTAGATCTGAAGTTTCCGGTTCCGGAAAAAAACCTTGGAGACAAAAAGGAACAGGTAGAGCAAGAGCAGGTTCTTTAAGAAGTCCTATTTGGCGATCAGGAGGAGTCACTTTTGCTGCTAAGCCAAAAGAGTATTTTAAGAAAGTTAATAAAAAAATGTATAAAGGAGCATTAAAAAGTATTTTTTCTGAATTAATAAGAAAAAATAAATTAATTGCATTTAAAAATTTTTTTATAGAATCAGCAAAAACTAATTTATTGTTAAAAAAGTTAAATGAATTAAAAATAGAAAAAGTATTAATAATTTTAGATAAATTAGATGAAAAAATTTTACTTGCTTCAAGAAATTTATATAAAGTTTGTGTTCTTCACGTTAAAGATATCAATCCAGTTGATTTAATTCGGTTTAAAAAAATTATAATCACTGAAAAAGCTTTGAAGTTAGTAGAGGAATTATTTTAA
- the fusA gene encoding elongation factor G → MARKTPITQYRNIGISAHIDAGKTTTTERILFYTGINHKIGEVHDGAATMDWMAQEQERGITITSAATTTFWAGMANQFKLHRINIIDTPGHVDFTIEVERSMRVLDGAVMVYCAVGGVQPQSETVWKQANKYRVPRIAFINKMDRMGANFFNVLQQMKSRLRVNPIPIQIPIGSEDNFLGIIDLIKMKTISWNEQDQGLTFKYGDIPNNLKKISKKWNHILIETAVEADEDLMNKYLNNEPLSEEEIKYGLRKRSLNDEIVLVTCGSAFKNKGIQTLLDAIIEYLPAPSDIKCIKGIKNKSDEIVRLSDDKEPFSALAFKIANDPFVGNLTFFRVYSGVVSSGDTVLNSAKSQKERFGRIVQMHANKREEIRDVYAGDIAAAIGLKNVTTGDTLCDLKKPIILEKMEFPDPVISIAVEPKTKVDQEKMGISLSRLAKEDPSFRVWTDEETNQTIIAGMGELHLEIIVDRMKREFNVDANVGKPQVAYRETIRNSVKDIEGKHIKQSGGRGQYGHVVIELFPLDPKEKLNYKFINDIKGGVIPGEYISAIDKGIQEQLKSGPFSGYPVVNVGVRLYYGSYHDVDSSELAFKLAASIAFKAAFKKANPVLLEPVMQVEVESPENYMGDVIGDLNRRRGIIEGMEDTSMGKIIQARVPLSEMFGYATDLRSQTQGRASYSMEFFKYVETPLSISTSIIESRAK, encoded by the coding sequence ATGGCTCGTAAAACCCCTATTACACAGTATCGAAATATCGGAATTAGTGCGCATATAGATGCAGGAAAGACTACTACTACAGAACGTATTCTTTTTTATACAGGAATAAATCATAAGATAGGGGAGGTTCATGATGGAGCTGCAACAATGGATTGGATGGCTCAAGAACAAGAAAGAGGAATAACTATAACATCAGCAGCTACTACTACTTTCTGGGCTGGAATGGCTAATCAATTCAAATTACATCGTATAAATATCATAGATACTCCTGGACATGTTGATTTTACTATAGAAGTTGAACGTTCTATGAGAGTTTTAGACGGAGCCGTAATGGTTTATTGCGCAGTAGGAGGTGTTCAACCACAATCGGAAACAGTGTGGAAACAAGCTAATAAATATCGAGTTCCTAGAATTGCATTCATTAATAAAATGGATCGAATGGGTGCAAATTTTTTTAATGTATTGCAGCAAATGAAAAGTCGCTTGAGAGTTAATCCTATACCTATACAAATTCCAATTGGATCAGAAGATAATTTTTTAGGTATTATAGATTTAATTAAAATGAAGACTATTAGCTGGAACGAACAAGATCAAGGTTTAACTTTTAAATATGGAGATATTCCAAATAATTTAAAAAAAATTTCGAAAAAATGGAATCATATTTTAATAGAGACAGCAGTCGAAGCAGATGAAGATTTAATGAATAAATATTTAAATAATGAACCTTTATCTGAAGAAGAAATTAAATACGGGTTAAGAAAAAGAAGTTTAAATGATGAGATAGTGTTAGTAACATGTGGTTCTGCTTTTAAAAATAAAGGAATTCAAACATTATTAGATGCGATTATTGAATACTTACCAGCACCTAGTGATATAAAATGTATTAAAGGTATTAAAAATAAAAGTGATGAAATTGTTAGATTATCTGATGATAAAGAGCCATTTTCTGCTTTAGCATTTAAGATAGCAAATGATCCTTTTGTTGGAAATTTAACTTTTTTTAGAGTATATTCCGGAGTTGTTTCATCGGGAGATACAGTGCTAAATTCTGCAAAATCTCAAAAAGAAAGATTTGGTCGAATAGTTCAAATGCATGCTAATAAAAGAGAGGAAATTAGAGATGTTTATGCTGGCGATATAGCAGCGGCAATTGGTTTAAAAAACGTTACTACAGGCGATACTTTATGTGATTTAAAAAAACCAATTATTTTAGAAAAAATGGAGTTTCCAGATCCGGTTATATCAATAGCGGTTGAACCTAAAACAAAAGTCGATCAAGAAAAAATGGGTATTTCATTAAGTAGATTAGCAAAAGAAGATCCTTCATTTAGAGTTTGGACTGATGAAGAAACAAATCAAACTATTATTGCAGGAATGGGAGAATTACATTTAGAAATTATCGTTGATAGAATGAAAAGAGAATTCAATGTTGATGCAAATGTAGGCAAACCACAAGTCGCTTATCGAGAAACAATTCGAAATTCTGTGAAAGATATAGAAGGAAAACATATTAAACAGTCTGGAGGAAGAGGACAATATGGACATGTAGTTATTGAATTATTTCCATTAGATCCTAAGGAAAAGTTAAATTATAAGTTTATTAATGATATTAAAGGAGGAGTGATTCCTGGAGAATATATCTCAGCTATTGATAAAGGAATACAGGAACAATTAAAATCAGGACCTTTTTCAGGATATCCAGTGGTAAACGTTGGCGTTCGTTTATATTATGGTTCTTATCATGATGTGGATTCCTCTGAATTGGCTTTTAAATTAGCAGCATCTATTGCTTTTAAAGCAGCTTTTAAAAAAGCAAATCCAGTTTTACTAGAGCCAGTAATGCAAGTTGAAGTAGAAAGCCCTGAAAATTATATGGGAGATGTTATAGGAGATTTAAATCGAAGAAGAGGAATTATTGAAGGTATGGAAGATACGTCAATGGGAAAAATTATTCAAGCAAGAGTTCCATTGTCTGAAATGTTTGGTTATGCAACTGATTTGCGTTCTCAAACTCAAGGAAGGGCTTCTTATTCTATGGAATTTTTTAAATATGTAGAAACTCCATTATCGATTTCTACTTCAATAATTGAATCTAGAGCAAAATAA
- the rplW gene encoding 50S ribosomal protein L23, translating to MINESRLFKILIGPLISEKSTILTEKKNTIIIKVLRNATKYEIKTAIKKIFDININSIKTLLIKGKKKRHGNKISRSSTWKKAYITLEKGQNLNFMGNIE from the coding sequence ATGATAAATGAAAGTAGATTATTTAAAATATTAATTGGTCCCCTTATTTCTGAAAAGTCAACAATACTTACTGAAAAAAAAAATACTATTATTATTAAAGTTTTGAGAAATGCAACTAAATATGAAATCAAAACAGCTATTAAAAAAATATTTGATATTAATATAAATTCAATTAAAACTTTATTAATTAAAGGGAAGAAGAAACGTCATGGAAATAAAATTAGTCGTTCTTCCACTTGGAAAAAAGCATATATTACTTTAGAAAAAGGGCAAAATTTAAATTTTATGGGTAATATTGAGTAA
- the tusC gene encoding sulfurtransferase complex subunit TusC, translated as MTELFNFEKIDMLSSVAFIFSNAPHGDHCSREGLDYVLASSLFFQKIGLFFIGDGIFQIFKNQQPKKIFSKNYISAFCILPTYNFSNFFVCSESLFERGIIKKSNFLLKVRLLNKNHIRKKINKFSIILNF; from the coding sequence GTGACCGAATTATTCAATTTTGAAAAAATAGATATGTTGTCTTCTGTAGCATTTATTTTTTCTAACGCTCCCCATGGCGATCATTGTAGTAGAGAAGGTTTAGATTATGTTTTAGCTTCGTCGTTATTTTTTCAAAAAATTGGATTATTTTTTATTGGAGATGGAATTTTTCAAATATTTAAAAATCAACAACCTAAAAAAATTTTTTCAAAAAATTATATTTCCGCATTTTGTATTCTACCTACTTATAATTTTTCAAATTTTTTTGTTTGTTCAGAATCTTTATTTGAAAGAGGTATTATAAAAAAATCTAATTTTTTATTAAAAGTACGTCTATTAAATAAAAATCATATTAGAAAAAAAATAAATAAATTTAGTATTATTTTAAATTTTTAG
- the rpsG gene encoding 30S ribosomal protein S7 produces MPRRRVVGQRKILPDPKFASEILAKFINILMVDGKKSIAETIVYTALKNLSKRVKKSELEAFDTALENVKPTVEVKSRRVGGSTYQVPVEVRSVRRSALAMRWIVEFARKRNDKSMAIRLSNELFDAIYNKGNAVKKREEVHKMAEANKAFAHYRW; encoded by the coding sequence ATGCCACGTCGACGAGTTGTTGGGCAGCGAAAAATTTTACCTGATCCTAAGTTTGCTTCGGAAATTTTAGCAAAATTTATTAATATTCTAATGGTTGATGGAAAGAAATCTATAGCAGAAACAATTGTATATACTGCTTTAAAAAATTTATCTAAAAGAGTAAAAAAATCTGAGTTAGAAGCATTTGATACAGCATTGGAAAATGTAAAACCTACAGTTGAAGTAAAATCTCGTAGAGTAGGGGGATCTACTTATCAAGTTCCCGTAGAAGTTCGTTCTGTTAGAAGAAGTGCTTTAGCAATGAGATGGATAGTAGAATTTGCAAGAAAAAGAAATGATAAGTCCATGGCAATACGCTTATCAAATGAATTATTTGACGCAATATATAATAAAGGCAATGCAGTAAAGAAACGAGAAGAAGTGCACAAAATGGCAGAAGCAAATAAAGCGTTTGCCCATTATCGGTGGTAA
- the rpsS gene encoding 30S ribosomal protein S19 has protein sequence MPRSLKKGPFIDSSLLKKIEFSLKNKDKKPIRTWSRRSTIFPNMIGLTISVHNGRKHLPIFITEEMVGHKLGEFSLTRTYKGHTADKKVKKK, from the coding sequence ATGCCACGTTCCCTTAAAAAGGGTCCTTTTATAGATTCAAGTTTATTAAAAAAAATAGAATTTTCTTTAAAAAATAAAGATAAAAAACCTATTCGTACATGGTCTCGTAGATCAACAATTTTTCCAAATATGATAGGTTTAACTATTTCTGTGCATAATGGTAGAAAACATTTACCAATATTTATTACTGAAGAGATGGTTGGTCATAAATTAGGAGAATTTTCTTTAACAAGAACTTATAAAGGACATACTGCTGATAAAAAGGTAAAGAAAAAATAA
- the tusB gene encoding sulfurtransferase complex subunit TusB codes for MLHTLMQSPFKTDMTSLLHFLKPVDDFLALQDGVLVSLKKNFFLKLLLASNANLYVLDADLKARGLINKVSSSFLKVTYKDFIYLTKINKIQMNW; via the coding sequence ATGCTTCATACTTTGATGCAATCTCCTTTTAAAACAGATATGACATCATTACTCCATTTTTTAAAACCCGTAGATGATTTTCTGGCATTACAGGACGGGGTCTTGGTTTCTTTAAAAAAAAATTTTTTTTTAAAGTTATTGTTAGCATCTAATGCTAATTTATATGTTTTAGATGCAGATTTAAAAGCTAGAGGTTTAATAAATAAAGTTTCTAGTTCTTTTTTAAAAGTTACTTACAAAGATTTTATCTATTTAACAAAAATTAATAAAATACAAATGAATTGGTGA
- the rplC gene encoding 50S ribosomal protein L3 has protein sequence MIGLIGKKIGMTRIFNVDGQSIPVTAIEVKKNFITQIKYEKKDFYNSIQVTTGTKKNSKLKKTEIGHFISSGVKAGRGLWEFKIKENISFKVGDFFTVEVLKNISKVDITGFSKGKGFSGTVKRWNFHMQDASHGNSLSHRVPGSIGQNQTPGRVFKGKKMAGHLGNHRVTIQSLKVIKIDVKEDLILIKGSVPGAIGSDLIIKPAVKEKRRV, from the coding sequence ATGATAGGTTTGATTGGAAAAAAAATAGGAATGACCCGTATCTTTAATGTAGATGGTCAATCTATTCCAGTTACAGCAATAGAAGTTAAAAAAAATTTTATAACTCAAATAAAATATGAAAAAAAAGATTTTTATAATTCTATTCAAGTTACTACTGGAACAAAAAAAAATAGTAAGTTAAAAAAAACAGAAATAGGTCATTTTATTTCTTCTGGAGTTAAAGCTGGACGGGGTTTATGGGAATTTAAAATAAAAGAAAACATTTCTTTTAAAGTAGGTGATTTTTTTACTGTAGAGGTATTAAAAAATATCTCAAAAGTAGATATAACAGGATTTTCGAAGGGAAAAGGTTTTTCAGGAACTGTAAAAAGATGGAACTTTCATATGCAAGATGCTTCGCATGGAAATTCTTTATCGCATAGGGTCCCTGGTTCTATTGGACAAAATCAAACTCCAGGAAGGGTTTTTAAAGGAAAAAAAATGGCGGGTCATTTAGGAAATCATCGAGTAACTATACAATCATTAAAAGTTATTAAGATTGATGTAAAAGAAGATTTAATTTTAATCAAAGGTTCTGTTCCAGGCGCAATAGGAAGTGATCTTATTATAAAACCAGCAGTTAAGGAAAAAAGAAGAGTATAA
- the tusD gene encoding sulfurtransferase complex subunit TusD, translating into MKYMLVITGPIYGNQNALTGLLFARNLFSSGNNISSIFFYCNGVTNANVNYSPDHNEFNLLQAWIDLNKKFRVKLKICVSAALRRGVIFNTKKNVDKILVNFQFIGLIEIVQEMKNCDRIIQF; encoded by the coding sequence ATGAAATACATGTTAGTTATTACAGGTCCGATTTATGGAAATCAAAATGCTTTAACAGGTTTGTTATTTGCCAGAAATTTGTTCTCTTCAGGAAATAATATTAGTAGTATTTTTTTTTATTGCAATGGAGTTACTAATGCTAATGTTAATTATTCTCCTGATCATAATGAGTTTAATTTATTACAAGCATGGATTGACTTGAATAAAAAATTTAGAGTTAAATTAAAAATTTGTGTTAGTGCTGCTTTAAGAAGAGGGGTTATTTTTAATACGAAAAAAAATGTTGATAAAATATTAGTTAATTTTCAGTTCATTGGATTAATAGAAATTGTTCAGGAAATGAAAAATTGTGACCGAATTATTCAATTTTGA
- the tsgA gene encoding MFS transporter TsgA: MKNKIILTIISFFSYSITGALIVTTGMILGKISKYFNLPITDMSSIFTFLNAGILISIFLNAWIIEFISIKKQLILGFLLMLLTILGLIKSLNLIIFSISIFMFGLVSGITMSIGTFLITMLYKGNERGKFLLLTDSFFSMSGMIFPFIITKVFNLHLTWYWIYILIFIIYIIIFLLAINAKFPILTKNIKEKKIKIEKGSFTNTAILSITALLYILGQLSFISWIPEYAIRSLKFNIKEAGKLVSFFWMSYMIGMWIFSFILKFFDLQKILVVLTGISSFIMFLFIITTNMKLLSLIIIVLGFFSSAIYTIIITLSSLQTKKPSPKQISFVLTSGTIGTLLTFIITKPIILKKGLISALITSNFLYITVFFLSIILGFFTNHRKHIMPK; this comes from the coding sequence ATGAAAAATAAAATAATACTTACAATAATTAGTTTTTTTTCGTATTCTATAACCGGTGCTCTAATTGTAACAACCGGAATGATATTAGGAAAAATATCAAAATATTTCAACCTTCCTATCACCGACATGAGTAGTATATTTACATTTTTAAATGCTGGAATTTTAATCTCTATTTTTTTAAACGCATGGATAATTGAGTTTATTTCAATTAAAAAACAACTTATTTTAGGATTTTTATTAATGTTGTTAACAATTCTTGGATTAATAAAAAGTTTAAATTTAATAATTTTTAGTATTAGTATTTTTATGTTTGGATTGGTTAGCGGTATTACAATGTCAATAGGCACTTTTTTGATAACTATGTTATACAAAGGCAATGAAAGAGGAAAATTTTTACTATTAACTGATTCTTTTTTTAGTATGTCAGGAATGATTTTTCCTTTTATTATAACTAAAGTATTTAATCTTCATTTAACCTGGTATTGGATATACATCTTAATTTTTATTATATATATAATAATTTTTTTACTAGCGATTAATGCAAAATTTCCAATTTTAACAAAAAATATTAAAGAAAAAAAAATAAAAATAGAAAAAGGATCTTTTACTAATACTGCGATATTATCAATCACAGCATTATTATATATTCTAGGGCAATTAAGTTTTATTTCTTGGATTCCAGAATATGCTATTAGATCATTAAAATTCAATATAAAAGAAGCCGGAAAATTAGTAAGCTTTTTTTGGATGTCTTATATGATAGGAATGTGGATATTTAGTTTCATACTAAAATTTTTTGATTTACAAAAAATTTTAGTCGTATTAACAGGTATTTCAAGTTTTATTATGTTTTTATTTATTATTACAACTAACATGAAATTATTATCATTAATAATTATTGTTTTAGGTTTTTTCTCAAGTGCTATTTATACTATAATAATAACATTATCTTCTTTACAAACAAAAAAGCCTTCTCCTAAACAAATAAGTTTCGTTTTAACCTCAGGAACCATCGGAACTTTATTAACCTTTATAATCACAAAACCGATTATTTTAAAAAAAGGATTAATTTCTGCTTTAATCACTTCAAATTTTTTATATATAACAGTTTTCTTTCTTTCTATAATTTTAGGTTTTTTTACTAATCACAGAAAACATATAATGCCTAAATAA
- the tuf gene encoding elongation factor Tu, with translation MSKKKFERSKPHINVGTIGHVDHGKTTLTAAITTVLAKKYGGSARAFDQIDNAPEEKERGITINTSHVEYDTQIRHYAHVDCPGHADYIKNMITGAAQMDGAILVVAATDGPMPQTREHILLGRQVGVPYIIVFLNKCDMVDDEELLELVEMEVRDLLTQYEFPGDDTPFIRGSALKALEGDPEWESKIIDLANSLDTYIPEPKRAIEQPFLLPIEDVFSISGRGTVVTGRVETGIIKVGEEVEIVGIKPTTKTICTGVEMFRKLLDEGRAGENVGILLRGTKRDEIERGQVLAKPNTIHPHTKFESEVYVLSKEEGGRHTPFFKGYRPQFYFRTTDVTGFIELPEGVEMVMPGDNIKIVVTLIHPIAMADGLRFAIREGGKTVGAGVVTKVIS, from the coding sequence ATGTCTAAAAAAAAATTTGAACGTTCTAAACCACATATTAATGTCGGAACAATAGGACATGTTGATCACGGTAAAACAACTTTAACAGCAGCAATTACTACAGTATTAGCTAAAAAATATGGAGGTTCCGCTAGAGCTTTTGACCAAATAGATAATGCACCTGAAGAGAAAGAAAGAGGTATTACTATTAATACTTCTCATGTTGAATACGACACTCAAATTAGGCATTATGCGCATGTAGACTGCCCTGGACATGCTGATTATATTAAAAATATGATTACAGGAGCTGCTCAAATGGACGGAGCTATACTTGTTGTAGCAGCTACTGATGGACCGATGCCGCAAACTAGAGAGCATATTTTATTAGGACGCCAAGTAGGTGTTCCATATATAATTGTATTTCTTAATAAATGTGATATGGTTGACGATGAGGAATTGTTAGAATTAGTTGAAATGGAAGTTAGAGATCTTTTAACACAATATGAATTTCCAGGAGACGATACTCCTTTTATAAGAGGCTCAGCATTAAAAGCACTAGAAGGTGATCCTGAATGGGAATCAAAAATTATAGATTTAGCAAATTCATTAGATACCTATATTCCTGAACCAAAAAGAGCAATTGAACAACCTTTTTTACTACCAATTGAAGATGTTTTTTCCATTTCTGGTCGTGGTACGGTAGTTACTGGAAGAGTAGAAACAGGAATAATCAAAGTTGGGGAAGAAGTAGAAATTGTTGGTATTAAACCGACTACTAAAACAATTTGTACTGGTGTTGAAATGTTTAGAAAGCTTTTAGATGAAGGAAGAGCAGGAGAAAATGTAGGTATTTTACTTCGTGGAACTAAACGAGATGAAATAGAGCGAGGACAAGTATTAGCAAAACCTAATACTATTCATCCTCATACTAAATTTGAATCAGAAGTATATGTTTTATCAAAAGAAGAAGGTGGTAGACATACACCTTTTTTTAAAGGCTATCGACCTCAATTTTATTTCCGTACAACGGACGTAACTGGTTTTATTGAATTACCAGAAGGTGTAGAAATGGTTATGCCGGGAGATAATATAAAAATTGTTGTTACTTTAATTCATCCTATTGCTATGGCTGATGGATTACGATTTGCTATACGAGAAGGTGGAAAAACTGTTGGAGCAGGAGTAGTAACTAAAGTAATTAGTTAA
- the rplV gene encoding 50S ribosomal protein L22: MEIIAKHYKANSSAQKVRLVADLIRGKKVVKALEILMYSKKKAANLIKKVLSSAISNAEHNNGEEIENLKIKKILVDAGPTTKRMMPRAKGRADRILKRTSHIVVVVSSL; this comes from the coding sequence ATGGAAATTATAGCTAAGCATTATAAAGCGAACTCTTCTGCACAAAAAGTAAGATTAGTTGCTGATTTGATAAGAGGAAAAAAAGTCGTAAAAGCATTAGAAATTCTTATGTATAGTAAAAAAAAAGCAGCAAATTTAATAAAAAAGGTTCTTTCATCAGCTATATCTAATGCAGAACATAATAATGGTGAAGAAATAGAGAATCTAAAAATAAAAAAGATATTAGTTGATGCAGGTCCAACTACAAAAAGGATGATGCCTCGTGCAAAAGGTCGTGCGGATCGAATTTTAAAACGTACTAGTCATATAGTAGTAGTTGTTTCTAGCCTTTAA